A genome region from Dickeya dadantii NCPPB 898 includes the following:
- the zwf gene encoding glucose-6-phosphate dehydrogenase encodes MAVTSTAQACDLVIFGAKGDLARRKLLPSLYQLEKAGHIHPETRIIGVGRAEWDRDAYIKVVREALETFLKEPLDPALWTTLSNRLDFCNLDVEDTEGFKRLGTMLDQQNRTTINYFAMPPSTFGAICRGLGQAGLNKEPARVVMEKPLGTNLASSRVINNQVAEFFNECQVYRIDHYLGKETVLNLLALRFANSLFANNWDNRTIDHVQITVAEEVGIEGRWGYFDQAGQMRDMIQNHLLQILTMIAMSPPADLSTDRIRDEKVKVLRSLRRIDRSNVHEVTVRGQYTSGFVQGKKVPGYLEEEGANKTSNTETFVAIRVDIDDWRWSGVPFYLRTGKRLPSKCSEVVVYFKNPALNLFHDSYQQLPQNKLIIRLQPDEGVEIQILNKIPGLDHKHRLQTTKLDLSFSETFNQQHLADAYERLLLETMRGIQALFVRRDEVEEAWKWVDSIMDAWAMDNDSPKPYQAGTWGPVASVAMITRDGRSWNEVE; translated from the coding sequence ATGGCGGTAACGTCAACAGCCCAGGCGTGTGACCTGGTTATTTTCGGTGCAAAGGGCGACCTTGCGCGCCGCAAATTGCTGCCTTCACTGTATCAACTGGAAAAAGCAGGCCATATTCATCCGGAAACCCGCATTATCGGCGTGGGACGGGCGGAGTGGGACCGAGACGCCTATATCAAAGTGGTGCGCGAAGCGCTGGAAACCTTTCTCAAGGAGCCGCTCGACCCGGCATTGTGGACAACCCTGAGCAATCGGCTCGACTTTTGCAACCTTGATGTGGAAGACACCGAGGGATTCAAACGGTTGGGTACGATGCTCGATCAGCAAAATCGCACCACCATCAATTATTTCGCCATGCCGCCGAGCACCTTCGGCGCTATCTGCCGCGGTCTGGGGCAGGCCGGCCTGAACAAGGAGCCGGCACGCGTGGTGATGGAAAAACCGCTGGGCACCAATCTGGCGTCGTCACGGGTGATCAACAATCAGGTAGCGGAGTTTTTCAACGAATGTCAGGTCTACCGCATCGACCACTATCTCGGCAAGGAAACCGTGCTGAACCTGCTGGCACTGCGTTTCGCCAACTCCCTGTTCGCCAACAACTGGGATAACCGCACTATCGATCACGTGCAGATTACCGTGGCGGAAGAGGTGGGTATTGAAGGGCGCTGGGGGTATTTCGATCAGGCCGGGCAAATGCGCGACATGATCCAGAACCACCTGTTGCAGATTCTGACCATGATTGCCATGTCGCCGCCGGCGGATCTGAGCACCGATCGCATTCGTGATGAAAAGGTGAAAGTCCTGCGTTCGCTGCGCCGTATCGATCGTTCCAATGTGCATGAAGTGACGGTCCGCGGGCAGTACACCAGCGGTTTTGTGCAGGGCAAAAAAGTGCCGGGCTACCTGGAAGAAGAAGGGGCCAACAAGACCAGTAATACCGAAACCTTCGTGGCCATTCGCGTCGATATCGACGACTGGCGCTGGTCCGGCGTGCCGTTTTATCTGCGCACCGGCAAGCGTCTGCCGTCAAAATGTTCGGAAGTGGTGGTCTACTTTAAAAACCCGGCGCTTAACCTGTTCCATGATTCCTATCAGCAGTTGCCGCAGAATAAGCTGATCATCCGCCTGCAGCCGGACGAAGGGGTAGAAATTCAGATTCTGAACAAGATTCCGGGGCTGGACCACAAACATCGGTTGCAGACCACCAAGCTCGACCTGAGCTTCTCGGAAACCTTTAACCAGCAACATCTGGCGGACGCCTATGAGCGCCTGTTGCTGGAAACCATGCGTGGTATTCAGGCGCTGTTCGTGCGCCGCGACGAAGTGGAAGAAGCCTGGAAATGGGTGGATTCCATTATGGATGCCTGGGCAATGGACAATGATTCCCCCAAACCTTATCAGGCCGGGACCTGGGGGCCGGTCGCGTCCGTCGCCATGATTACCCGAGATGGGCGTTCCTGGAACGAAGTGGAATAA
- the purT gene encoding formate-dependent phosphoribosylglycinamide formyltransferase → MLTMGTALRPGATRVMLLGSGELGKEVAIECQRLGIEVIAVDRYADAPAMQVAHRSHVINMLDGEALKQLVAQERPDYIVPEIEAIATDMLVALEQQGQRVVPCAEATRLTMNREGIRRLAAETLGLPTSSYRFAADEAAFRQAAHELGFPCIVKPVMSSSGKGQSLIRSPEQLDHAWRYAQEGGRAGGGKVIVEGLVKFDFEITLLTIHAVDGLHFCEPIGHRQEDGDYRESWQPQQMSELALTRAKEIAGNVVKALGGFGLFGVELFICGDEVIFSEVSPRPHDTGMVTLISQDLSEFALHVRAFLGLPIGAIRQYGPSASAVILPELTSSDVRYQGLEQALRPYTQIRLFGKPDIGGRRRMGVALATADNTDAAVQLAKTTASAVKVSG, encoded by the coding sequence ATGTTAACAATGGGAACAGCCCTGCGTCCCGGAGCCACTCGCGTTATGCTGCTAGGCTCCGGCGAGCTGGGAAAAGAAGTGGCGATTGAGTGTCAGCGTCTGGGTATTGAGGTTATCGCGGTCGATCGCTACGCCGATGCGCCGGCCATGCAAGTCGCCCACCGTAGCCACGTCATCAATATGCTGGATGGCGAAGCGCTGAAACAACTGGTGGCGCAGGAACGTCCGGATTACATCGTGCCTGAAATCGAAGCTATCGCCACGGATATGCTGGTCGCGCTGGAACAACAAGGGCAGCGCGTAGTGCCGTGCGCCGAAGCCACCCGTCTGACCATGAACCGCGAGGGCATCCGTCGGCTGGCGGCGGAAACGCTGGGCCTGCCGACGTCCAGTTACCGTTTTGCCGCTGACGAAGCCGCGTTCCGTCAGGCGGCCCATGAGTTGGGTTTTCCCTGTATCGTCAAACCGGTGATGAGCTCATCGGGGAAGGGCCAGAGCCTAATCCGATCGCCGGAACAACTGGACCACGCCTGGCGCTATGCGCAGGAAGGCGGCCGGGCCGGCGGCGGAAAAGTGATTGTGGAAGGGTTGGTAAAATTCGATTTCGAAATCACGCTACTGACCATCCATGCGGTTGACGGACTGCACTTCTGCGAGCCGATCGGCCATCGTCAGGAAGATGGCGACTACCGCGAATCCTGGCAGCCGCAGCAGATGAGCGAGCTGGCGCTGACGCGAGCTAAAGAGATCGCCGGTAACGTGGTGAAAGCGTTGGGCGGTTTCGGCCTGTTTGGCGTAGAACTGTTTATTTGCGGCGACGAGGTCATCTTCAGTGAAGTTTCGCCACGCCCGCACGATACCGGCATGGTGACGCTCATTTCGCAGGATCTGTCTGAGTTTGCGCTGCATGTGCGCGCGTTTCTCGGTCTACCGATCGGCGCGATTCGCCAGTACGGCCCGTCAGCCTCCGCGGTGATCCTGCCGGAATTGACCAGCAGCGATGTGCGCTATCAGGGGCTGGAGCAGGCATTGCGGCCGTATACCCAGATTCGCCTGTTCGGCAAGCCGGACATCGGCGGGCGTCGCCGTATGGGCGTCGCACTGGCGACCGCCGATAATACGGACGCCGCCGTACAACTGGCGAAGACCACCGCGTCAGCCGTCAAGGTGAGCGGCTGA
- a CDS encoding MurR/RpiR family transcriptional regulator yields MNMLEKIQGHLELLSKSERKVAEVILASPQTAIHSSIATLAGMAEVSEPTVNRFCRRLDTKGFPDFKLHLAQSLANGTPYVNRNVEEDDSVESYTSKIFESTMAGLEHVKSCLDIQAINRAVDLLTQARKISFFGFGASAAVAHDAMNKFFRFNIPVVYFDDLVMQRMSCMNSGEGDVVVLISHTGRTKSLVDMARLARENDATVIAITSDGSPLSREASLTLRVEVPEDTDVYMPMVSRIAQLTLIDVLATGFTLRRGAKFRDNLKRVKEALRESRFDKEERFSNPFN; encoded by the coding sequence ATGAATATGCTGGAAAAAATCCAGGGTCATCTGGAACTGCTGAGCAAATCGGAACGAAAAGTGGCGGAAGTCATTCTCGCGTCGCCTCAGACAGCCATCCACTCCAGTATCGCCACCCTCGCCGGCATGGCCGAGGTCAGCGAACCCACGGTTAACCGCTTCTGCCGCCGGCTGGATACCAAAGGCTTTCCCGATTTTAAACTGCATCTGGCGCAGAGTCTGGCCAACGGCACGCCTTATGTGAATCGCAACGTGGAAGAAGACGATTCGGTGGAGTCTTACACCAGCAAAATCTTCGAATCCACCATGGCCGGGCTGGAACATGTGAAATCCTGCCTGGATATTCAGGCTATCAACCGCGCGGTGGATTTGCTCACCCAGGCGCGCAAGATTTCCTTCTTCGGCTTCGGCGCCTCGGCGGCGGTGGCCCACGATGCGATGAACAAATTTTTTCGCTTCAATATTCCGGTGGTTTACTTTGATGACCTGGTCATGCAGCGCATGAGTTGCATGAATTCCGGCGAAGGCGACGTCGTAGTGCTGATTTCGCACACCGGGCGCACCAAAAGTCTGGTGGATATGGCGCGGCTGGCGCGGGAAAACGACGCCACCGTTATCGCTATTACGTCGGACGGCTCCCCCCTTTCGCGGGAAGCCTCGCTTACGCTGCGGGTCGAGGTGCCGGAAGATACCGATGTTTATATGCCGATGGTGTCGCGTATCGCCCAGCTAACGCTGATTGATGTGTTAGCCACCGGTTTTACCCTGCGGCGCGGCGCAAAATTCCGCGATAACTTGAAGCGGGTCAAGGAAGCATTGCGCGAATCGAGATTTGATAAGGAAGAACGATTCAGCAACCCGTTTAACTAA
- a CDS encoding DNA polymerase III subunit theta, whose protein sequence is MGYNLAELPYEEMEKVNVDLAASGVAFRERYNMPVIPDEIEQQQPAHLRTYFRERVSYYREMSRQFSTLPYDPNSK, encoded by the coding sequence ATGGGATACAATCTGGCCGAACTTCCTTATGAAGAAATGGAAAAGGTCAATGTGGATCTGGCGGCATCCGGCGTGGCGTTTCGCGAACGCTACAACATGCCGGTGATCCCGGATGAAATCGAACAGCAGCAGCCCGCGCACCTGCGCACCTATTTCCGGGAAAGGGTCAGCTATTACCGGGAGATGTCCCGCCAGTTCTCCACCCTGCCTTACGACCCCAACAGTAAATAA
- a CDS encoding S9 family peptidase, producing MKAPQAEKRPHAITMHGDTRIDNYYWLRDDERNNPDVLAWLQEENRYCDRVMAPHAALRQSLYEEMVARIPGEDVSVPYVKRGYRYQSRYEPGKDYAIYQRQPEQETGSDAWQVLLDGNQRADGSEFYSLGALGVSPDNRLMSVAEDLLSRRQYVVTFRDLDTGEWLADRLENVSAGSEWAADSRTLYYVRKNPQTLLPYQVYRHRLGEDPQQDELVYEETDDAFYLSLDKTTSERYILIYLDSTTSTEILLLDAADPQAKPQLFVPRRPDHEYVVDHFRDAFYVRSNKDGKTFGFYRAHDASESTWDALIAPRQERVLEGFSLFDDWYVVEERERGLTHIRYIHWQTEASRQIAFSDPAYVTWLSYNPTPESTQLRYGYSSMTTPMTIYELDMATGVQVALKQSEVKNFDAGNYRSERLWVTARDGESVPVSLVYHKDCELAQSPLLVYGYGAYGSSMDPEFSSSRLSLLDRGFVYALAHIRGGGELGQQWHDQGRLSNKMNTFTDFIDVTQALLARGYGDSTKTFAMGGSAGGLLMGAVINMAPSLFSGVVAQVPFVDVLTTMLDESIPLTTGEYDEWGNPNHARDYQYIKQYSPYDSVSAQAYPHLLVTTGLHDSQVQYWEPAKWVAKLRELKTDDHLLLLHTDMGSGHGGKSGRLAQFEDIAQEFTFLLMVLNHQPVLK from the coding sequence ATGAAAGCGCCGCAAGCCGAAAAACGCCCGCATGCAATCACGATGCATGGCGATACCCGCATCGATAATTATTATTGGCTGCGAGATGACGAACGCAACAACCCGGATGTGCTGGCCTGGCTGCAGGAAGAGAATCGCTATTGCGATCGGGTCATGGCGCCCCATGCCGCACTGCGTCAGAGCTTGTATGAGGAAATGGTGGCGCGGATCCCCGGTGAAGACGTCTCCGTACCCTATGTGAAACGCGGTTATCGTTACCAGAGCCGCTATGAGCCCGGCAAAGATTACGCCATCTATCAGCGTCAGCCGGAGCAGGAGACGGGAAGCGACGCCTGGCAGGTATTGCTGGATGGCAATCAGCGGGCGGACGGCAGCGAGTTTTACAGTTTGGGCGCGCTGGGCGTCAGCCCTGATAATCGACTGATGAGCGTGGCGGAAGATTTGCTGTCCCGTCGGCAGTATGTGGTGACGTTTCGCGACCTCGACACCGGCGAGTGGCTGGCGGATCGGCTGGAAAATGTCTCGGCCGGCAGTGAGTGGGCGGCGGACTCCCGGACTCTCTATTATGTGCGTAAAAATCCGCAGACCTTGCTGCCTTATCAGGTCTATCGCCACCGTCTGGGGGAAGATCCGCAGCAGGACGAACTGGTGTACGAAGAAACGGATGACGCGTTCTACCTTAGTCTGGATAAAACCACGTCCGAGCGTTATATCCTGATTTATCTCGACAGCACCACCAGCACGGAAATTCTGTTGCTGGACGCTGCCGATCCGCAAGCCAAACCACAGCTGTTTGTGCCGCGACGGCCGGATCACGAGTATGTGGTCGATCATTTCCGTGACGCATTCTATGTCCGGTCCAACAAAGACGGCAAAACCTTTGGTTTTTATCGTGCCCACGACGCCAGCGAGTCGACATGGGACGCGTTGATCGCCCCGCGTCAGGAACGGGTGCTGGAAGGGTTTTCGCTGTTTGACGACTGGTACGTGGTCGAAGAACGCGAACGCGGGTTGACCCACATCCGTTATATTCACTGGCAGACGGAGGCGTCCCGCCAGATTGCCTTTAGCGACCCGGCCTACGTGACCTGGCTGAGCTATAACCCGACGCCGGAGAGTACGCAATTGCGTTACGGCTATTCCTCTATGACCACGCCGATGACTATCTATGAGTTGGATATGGCAACCGGTGTTCAGGTGGCGCTCAAACAATCAGAGGTGAAAAACTTTGATGCCGGAAATTACCGGAGCGAGCGGTTGTGGGTAACGGCGCGCGATGGCGAGTCGGTGCCGGTTTCGCTGGTGTATCACAAAGACTGCGAACTGGCCCAAAGCCCGCTGCTGGTCTATGGCTACGGCGCTTATGGCAGCAGTATGGATCCGGAATTCAGCAGCAGTCGTCTTAGCCTGCTGGATCGCGGCTTCGTGTATGCGCTGGCGCATATTCGCGGCGGCGGCGAACTGGGGCAGCAATGGCATGACCAGGGGCGTCTGTCCAACAAGATGAATACCTTTACGGATTTCATTGACGTCACGCAGGCCTTGCTGGCGCGCGGCTATGGCGATTCGACCAAAACCTTCGCGATGGGCGGCAGCGCGGGCGGGTTGCTGATGGGGGCCGTGATTAATATGGCGCCGTCGCTGTTTAGCGGCGTGGTGGCGCAGGTACCGTTTGTCGACGTGCTCACCACCATGCTGGACGAGTCCATTCCGCTCACCACCGGTGAATACGACGAATGGGGTAATCCGAACCATGCGCGGGATTACCAGTACATCAAACAATACAGCCCTTATGACAGCGTGTCGGCGCAGGCGTATCCGCACCTGCTGGTGACCACTGGCTTGCATGATTCTCAGGTGCAGTACTGGGAACCGGCCAAATGGGTAGCGAAACTACGCGAACTGAAAACCGATGACCATTTGTTGCTGTTGCACACCGATATGGGGTCAGGGCATGGCGGGAAATCCGGCCGGCTGGCACAGTTTGAAGATATCGCACAGGAGTTCACCTTCCTGCTGATGGTGCTGAATCACCAGCCGGTGTTGAAATAG
- a CDS encoding DNA/RNA non-specific endonuclease, translating into MAWKKMTRYLLSLMLMMACFPVMAGQSLCPGKFLNDETPNIHYDEEICFTEFVVLYSYANKAPLISAQRLTAERVRAAETISRRDSFHVEPLIPRAVRSATDDYESSGYDQGHMTPAGDMPNSLAQHESFSMSNMTPQLPKLNRISWRKIEASVRKLALQDGEIWVVTGAVFGSKRIGNGVSVPTLIYKAIISQSVQQVFVGDNTTGVVTSLSISDFSTRYSIDPFPTRRINETALNGGEDSDKHR; encoded by the coding sequence ATGGCATGGAAAAAAATGACGCGCTATTTATTGTCATTAATGCTGATGATGGCGTGTTTCCCGGTAATGGCAGGCCAGTCGTTATGCCCTGGTAAATTCCTCAATGACGAAACACCCAATATTCATTATGACGAAGAGATTTGTTTCACTGAATTTGTCGTGCTTTATAGTTATGCGAATAAAGCGCCATTAATTTCCGCGCAGCGTTTAACCGCCGAACGGGTCAGAGCCGCGGAGACTATTTCCAGGCGTGACTCATTCCATGTTGAGCCATTGATCCCTCGGGCTGTGCGTTCGGCGACTGACGATTACGAGTCCTCAGGGTACGATCAGGGGCATATGACGCCGGCGGGAGATATGCCAAATTCTCTGGCGCAGCATGAGTCTTTTTCCATGTCGAATATGACGCCGCAGTTGCCGAAACTGAACCGGATATCCTGGCGTAAAATCGAAGCATCGGTTCGCAAACTGGCGTTGCAGGATGGCGAAATATGGGTGGTGACGGGCGCCGTATTCGGCAGCAAGAGAATCGGCAACGGGGTATCGGTACCGACCCTGATTTATAAAGCCATTATTAGCCAGTCAGTCCAACAGGTTTTTGTGGGCGATAACACCACCGGTGTTGTCACCAGCCTGTCGATCAGTGACTTTTCCACGCGGTATTCCATAGACCCATTTCCAACCCGGCGAATAAATGAAACAGCCCTGAATGGCGGTGAGGACTCCGACAAGCATCGCTAA
- the copC gene encoding copper homeostasis periplasmic binding protein CopC — protein sequence MLKRKIFPALNAAVLVGSLVISHAALAHAHLKSQTPAADKDIPVQNAPASLMLSFSEEIEPAFSGVELTLAGQNVPVRKATVEIGHRNVLLVPLEKPLVSGSYQVSWHVLSVDGHKTEGSYRFGVK from the coding sequence ATGTTGAAACGTAAAATTTTTCCGGCCCTGAATGCAGCGGTGTTGGTGGGGAGCCTGGTTATTTCCCATGCGGCGCTGGCGCATGCGCACCTCAAAAGCCAGACGCCAGCGGCGGATAAGGATATTCCGGTGCAAAACGCGCCTGCTTCTCTGATGCTGTCGTTCTCCGAAGAGATCGAGCCGGCTTTTAGCGGCGTTGAATTGACGTTGGCGGGGCAGAACGTACCCGTGAGAAAGGCGACCGTGGAAATCGGTCATCGCAACGTTCTGTTGGTACCGCTGGAGAAGCCGTTGGTCAGCGGCAGTTATCAGGTTAGCTGGCACGTGTTGTCCGTTGATGGTCACAAGACTGAAGGAAGCTATCGCTTCGGCGTTAAGTAA
- a CDS encoding bifunctional 4-hydroxy-2-oxoglutarate aldolase/2-dehydro-3-deoxy-phosphogluconate aldolase — MKNWKTSAEQILTAGPVVPVIVINKLEHAVPMAKALVAGGVRVLELTLRTECAVEAIRLIAQEVPDAIVGAGTVTNPQQLAEVTAAGAQFAISPGLTEPLLKAATEGTIPLIPGISTVSELMLGMDYGLREFKFFPAEANGGVKALQAIAGPFGKIRFCPTGGISLKNYRGYLALKSVLCVGGSWLVPADALESGDYDRITALAREAVAGATA; from the coding sequence ATGAAAAACTGGAAAACCAGTGCGGAACAGATTCTGACAGCCGGTCCGGTTGTTCCTGTGATTGTGATTAACAAACTGGAACACGCGGTACCGATGGCGAAAGCCCTGGTAGCGGGTGGCGTGCGTGTGCTGGAGCTGACGCTGCGTACCGAGTGTGCGGTAGAGGCGATTCGCCTGATCGCGCAGGAAGTGCCGGATGCTATCGTCGGCGCCGGTACGGTCACCAACCCGCAACAGCTGGCGGAAGTGACCGCAGCCGGTGCGCAGTTTGCCATCAGCCCCGGCCTGACCGAGCCGCTGCTGAAAGCCGCAACGGAAGGCACTATTCCATTGATCCCAGGGATCAGCACCGTATCCGAACTGATGCTGGGGATGGATTACGGTTTGCGCGAGTTTAAATTTTTCCCGGCGGAAGCTAACGGCGGGGTAAAAGCGCTGCAGGCGATTGCCGGTCCGTTCGGCAAGATTCGTTTCTGCCCGACCGGTGGGATCTCACTGAAGAATTACCGCGGCTACCTGGCGCTGAAGAGCGTGCTGTGCGTCGGTGGCTCCTGGCTGGTGCCGGCCGATGCGCTGGAAAGCGGCGATTACGATCGCATCACGGCGTTGGCGCGTGAAGCTGTTGCCGGCGCGACAGCCTGA
- the copD gene encoding copper homeostasis membrane protein CopD, with the protein MTLEWLYTLLRLGHFSSLMLLVGSACYSTLLAPRAYRVRLASQLHGLMAISCVAALLTAVAILAAQTGLMSGDWRNIGDAGIWRAVLGTRFGEMWLWQPVLALMACAVFFWRGHYRQAGVLMLGIVQLCGMGWVGHAAMLEGWPGVRHGINQVVHLLSVTFWVGGLPPLLFVLQDARLTQTRTDAILTMMRFSRYGHLAVALAILTGLVNTRLILGWPLAGTGLYGVLLAVKVLLVAVMALLALFNRYWVVPRFQRANGAAYGYFLRLTAVELVLAVLIIALVSFFATLSPV; encoded by the coding sequence ATGACGCTGGAATGGCTTTACACGTTATTGCGCCTCGGACATTTCTCCAGCCTTATGTTGCTGGTCGGTTCAGCTTGTTACAGCACGTTGCTGGCTCCCCGAGCGTACCGGGTGCGACTAGCGTCGCAACTGCATGGTCTGATGGCAATCAGCTGTGTGGCGGCGTTATTGACCGCCGTAGCCATACTGGCGGCGCAAACCGGATTGATGAGTGGCGACTGGCGTAATATCGGTGATGCCGGCATCTGGCGCGCCGTGCTGGGCACTCGCTTCGGGGAAATGTGGCTTTGGCAACCCGTACTGGCGCTGATGGCCTGCGCGGTGTTTTTCTGGCGTGGCCATTACCGGCAAGCAGGCGTGCTGATGCTGGGCATAGTGCAACTATGCGGCATGGGATGGGTGGGGCACGCGGCGATGCTGGAAGGATGGCCTGGCGTACGGCATGGCATCAATCAGGTCGTGCATTTGCTGTCGGTGACGTTTTGGGTCGGAGGGCTGCCTCCACTGCTGTTTGTGTTGCAGGATGCGCGTCTGACGCAGACGCGAACGGACGCTATCCTGACGATGATGCGTTTTTCCCGTTATGGTCACCTGGCCGTTGCATTGGCGATCCTGACCGGGCTGGTGAATACTAGGCTGATTCTCGGCTGGCCGCTTGCGGGTACAGGGCTTTATGGCGTTCTGCTGGCAGTGAAAGTTCTGCTGGTGGCCGTGATGGCGCTGCTGGCGTTATTCAATCGGTATTGGGTGGTGCCGCGTTTTCAGCGGGCAAATGGCGCTGCGTATGGTTATTTTCTGCGACTCACCGCAGTGGAACTGGTGTTAGCCGTTCTGATCATCGCGCTGGTCAGCTTTTTTGCCACGCTGTCGCCGGTTTGA
- the ftnA gene encoding non-heme ferritin yields the protein MLKKEMIQKLNEQLNLEFYSANLYLQMSAWCGDKGFEGASTFLKSHSREEMEHMQRLFDYLDDTGSMPVLGAIAAPPVDFSSLQDVFKLTYEHEQLITSKINELAHAAMTLQDYSTFNFLQWYVAEQHEEEKLFKSILDKMGMVNAQEGGLFFIDQDLKKMAASATPSA from the coding sequence ATGTTAAAAAAAGAAATGATTCAGAAGCTGAATGAGCAGCTTAATCTTGAATTTTACTCCGCCAATTTATACCTGCAGATGAGCGCCTGGTGCGGCGACAAAGGTTTTGAAGGGGCGTCGACTTTCCTGAAATCGCATTCTCGTGAAGAAATGGAGCACATGCAGCGCCTGTTCGATTATCTGGACGATACCGGCAGCATGCCTGTGCTGGGCGCAATCGCCGCGCCGCCGGTTGATTTCAGCTCGTTGCAGGATGTGTTCAAGCTGACCTATGAACATGAGCAATTGATCACCAGTAAAATCAATGAGCTGGCTCATGCAGCCATGACGCTGCAGGATTACTCTACCTTCAACTTCCTGCAATGGTACGTAGCGGAACAGCATGAAGAAGAAAAACTGTTCAAGTCTATTCTCGACAAGATGGGCATGGTGAATGCTCAGGAAGGCGGACTGTTCTTTATTGATCAGGATCTGAAGAAAATGGCGGCATCCGCCACACCGTCTGCCTGA
- the pyk gene encoding pyruvate kinase yields the protein MSRRLRRTKIVTTLGPATDRDNNLEKIIAAGANVVRLNFSHGSPEDHLLRANKVREIAAKLGRHVAILGDLQGPKIRVSTFKEGKIFLNVGDKFLLDASLGKGEGDKEKVGIDYKGLPRDVVPGDILLLDDGRVQLKVLAVDDMKVFTEVTVGGPLSNNKGINKLGGGLSAEALTEKDKADIITAAKIGVDFLAVSFPRTGEDLHYARRLAREAGSNAKIVSKVERAEAVSTDEAMDDIILASDIVMVARGDLGVEIGDPELVGIQKKLIRRARQLNRAVITATQMMESMITNPMPTRAEVMDVANAVLDGTDAVMLSAETAAGQYPAETVAAMAKVCLGAEKIPSINVSKHRLDVQFDNVEESIAMSAMYAANHLNGVTAIIAMTESGRTALMMSRISSGLPIFAMSRHEHTLNLTALYRGVTPVQFTSYTDGVAAANDAVILLRDKGFLVSGDLVIVTQGDVMGTVGTTNTVRVLRVE from the coding sequence ATGTCCAGACGGCTCAGAAGAACCAAAATCGTTACCACGCTGGGGCCGGCTACAGACCGCGACAATAATCTGGAAAAGATCATTGCCGCAGGCGCAAACGTAGTCCGCCTGAACTTTTCTCACGGCTCGCCGGAAGATCATCTTCTGCGTGCCAACAAAGTTCGCGAAATTGCGGCTAAACTTGGCCGTCACGTTGCTATTCTGGGCGACCTCCAGGGCCCCAAAATCCGTGTTTCCACCTTCAAAGAAGGGAAAATTTTCCTCAACGTGGGCGACAAGTTTCTGCTGGACGCCAGCCTTGGTAAAGGTGAAGGCGACAAGGAAAAAGTCGGTATCGACTACAAAGGACTGCCCCGCGATGTGGTTCCCGGCGACATCCTGCTGCTGGATGATGGCCGTGTGCAGTTGAAAGTCCTGGCCGTGGACGACATGAAAGTGTTCACCGAAGTCACCGTCGGCGGTCCGCTGTCCAACAACAAAGGCATCAACAAACTGGGCGGTGGCCTGTCTGCCGAAGCACTGACCGAAAAAGACAAGGCCGACATCATTACCGCGGCCAAAATCGGCGTGGACTTTCTGGCGGTGTCATTCCCGCGTACCGGCGAAGACCTGCACTATGCCCGCCGTCTGGCGCGCGAAGCCGGCAGCAACGCCAAAATCGTCTCCAAAGTGGAGCGTGCGGAAGCGGTGTCAACCGATGAAGCCATGGACGACATCATTCTTGCCTCCGATATCGTGATGGTCGCTCGCGGCGATCTGGGCGTGGAAATCGGCGACCCGGAACTGGTTGGTATCCAGAAAAAACTGATTCGACGCGCTCGCCAGCTGAACCGTGCGGTAATTACCGCGACCCAGATGATGGAGTCGATGATCACCAACCCGATGCCGACCCGTGCCGAAGTGATGGACGTCGCCAATGCCGTGCTGGACGGCACCGATGCGGTGATGCTCTCGGCGGAAACCGCGGCCGGCCAGTACCCGGCGGAAACCGTCGCGGCCATGGCGAAAGTCTGCCTGGGTGCGGAAAAGATCCCCAGCATCAACGTATCCAAACACCGCCTTGACGTGCAGTTCGACAACGTGGAAGAGTCGATCGCCATGTCCGCCATGTATGCGGCTAACCACCTCAACGGCGTTACTGCGATTATCGCCATGACTGAATCCGGCCGCACCGCGCTGATGATGTCCCGTATCAGTTCCGGCCTGCCGATTTTCGCCATGTCTCGTCACGAGCATACGCTGAATCTGACCGCGCTGTATCGCGGCGTCACGCCGGTGCAGTTCACCAGCTACACTGACGGCGTAGCCGCAGCTAACGACGCGGTGATCCTGCTGCGCGACAAGGGCTTCCTGGTGTCTGGCGACCTGGTTATCGTGACCCAGGGTGACGTAATGGGCACGGTCGGCACCACCAATACGGTGCGTGTGCTGCGGGTGGAATAA